One genomic segment of Natrialbaceae archaeon AArc-T1-2 includes these proteins:
- a CDS encoding phenylalanine--tRNA ligase subunit alpha, with protein MQLPQAQAAVLEAASADEAQSVDELAAATELPPETVTGAAFELEDRGLLAVEERTDETTTTTDEGSEYVATALPEISLYEAALEAGADDEPVEMGRVIGASGLEGGGVDIALSNYARKGYGTIEGGEITADPDADPGSDPEAAALEAIEAGDGGDVDEETIETLERRDLIERHERTVREIVLTETGVTELMAGVEVAETVGQVTPELLTSGEWEAVEFAEYNVEADAERLEGGRVHVLRQTAERVKDVLVGMGFQEMDGPHADADFWINDCLFMPQDHPARTHWDRFALEEPSHIDELPEDLVSRVERAHREGVGEDSEGYHSPWDEEFARALALRGHTTSLSTRYLSGTEIGEIDPPARFFSVEKAYRNDTLDATHLLEFFQIEGWVMAEDLSVRDLMGTFEEFYAQFGIEDIQFKPHYNPYTEPSFELFGTHPTTGELIEIGNSGIFREEMLEPLGVDCDVMAWGLALERLAMLVTGAEDIRDLHGTLADLEFLRNAEVIY; from the coding sequence ATGCAACTACCACAGGCACAGGCCGCGGTCTTAGAGGCCGCGAGCGCAGACGAGGCACAGTCTGTCGACGAGCTCGCGGCGGCGACGGAGCTCCCACCCGAGACCGTCACCGGGGCGGCGTTCGAACTCGAGGACCGGGGCCTCCTCGCCGTCGAGGAACGCACAGACGAGACGACGACGACGACCGACGAGGGCAGCGAGTACGTCGCGACCGCCCTGCCCGAAATCTCCCTCTACGAGGCCGCCCTCGAGGCCGGGGCCGACGACGAGCCCGTCGAGATGGGCCGTGTCATCGGCGCCTCGGGACTCGAGGGCGGGGGCGTCGACATCGCGCTGTCGAACTACGCCCGGAAGGGGTACGGCACGATCGAGGGCGGCGAGATCACCGCCGACCCCGACGCCGACCCCGGTTCCGACCCCGAGGCGGCCGCCCTCGAGGCGATCGAGGCCGGCGATGGCGGCGACGTCGACGAGGAGACGATCGAGACCCTCGAGCGACGCGACCTGATCGAGCGCCACGAACGGACGGTCCGCGAGATCGTCCTGACCGAGACGGGCGTCACGGAACTGATGGCCGGCGTCGAGGTCGCCGAGACCGTCGGCCAGGTCACGCCCGAACTGCTGACCAGCGGCGAGTGGGAGGCCGTCGAGTTTGCCGAGTACAACGTCGAGGCCGACGCCGAACGCCTCGAGGGCGGTCGGGTCCACGTCCTGCGTCAGACCGCAGAACGGGTCAAGGACGTGCTGGTCGGCATGGGCTTCCAGGAGATGGACGGCCCGCACGCCGACGCGGACTTCTGGATCAACGACTGCCTGTTCATGCCCCAGGATCACCCCGCCCGGACCCACTGGGACCGGTTCGCACTCGAGGAGCCGAGCCACATCGACGAACTGCCCGAGGATCTCGTCTCCCGGGTCGAACGCGCCCACCGCGAGGGCGTCGGCGAGGACAGCGAGGGCTATCACTCGCCGTGGGACGAGGAGTTCGCCCGTGCGCTCGCGCTTCGCGGACACACGACCTCGCTGTCGACGCGATACCTCTCCGGCACCGAGATCGGCGAGATCGATCCGCCCGCGCGTTTCTTCAGCGTCGAGAAGGCCTACCGCAACGACACCTTAGACGCGACCCACCTGCTCGAGTTCTTCCAGATCGAGGGCTGGGTGATGGCCGAGGACCTCTCCGTTCGCGATCTCATGGGCACCTTCGAGGAGTTTTACGCCCAGTTCGGGATCGAGGACATCCAGTTCAAACCTCACTACAACCCCTACACGGAACCGAGCTTCGAGCTGTTCGGCACTCACCCGACGACCGGTGAACTGATCGAGATCGGCAACTCCGGCATCTTCCGCGAGGAGATGCTGGAACCGCTCGGCGTCGACTGTGACGTGATGGCCTGGGGACTGGCCTTAGAGCGACTCGCGATGCTCGTCACCGGCGCGGAGGACATCCGCGACCTGCACGGCACGCTTGCCGATCTCGAGTTCCTGCGTAACGCGGAGGTGATCTACTGA
- a CDS encoding thiolase family protein → MDDIVLVDGARTPHGTLLGSLADVEAVELGRTAIDGLLERVDVGPEEVDWVSLGNAIQAGIGQVPGRQVVIKSELPNSTRTTTINEASGSGLRAITLAADRIAAGEASIAIAGGFESMTNAPWIVPDYRTGVRHGDVTMKDSMILDSLWDCNLDIHMGEIAERLVDRFDGEAISERSDRYDLSREAQDRYALESHRRAAEAIEDGVFDDEVVPVQTGETTVDRDEGPRPESTIDDLDALSPAFRSDGTVTPGNASKLSDGAGVVLLADRETAADAGLEPTARLVDYDLVYREPDEFNEAVGDVVEEVLAANDLEPADVDTCWINEAFAVQSVYVMQRLGIDREAMNPLGGAVAFGHPIGASGGMLAASLASQLRRESLEYGLVGMSIGGGGAIMSLWENVTE, encoded by the coding sequence ATGGACGACATCGTCCTCGTCGACGGGGCACGGACGCCCCACGGAACCCTGCTGGGATCGCTCGCCGACGTCGAGGCGGTCGAACTCGGGCGAACCGCGATCGACGGCCTGCTCGAGCGGGTCGACGTCGGCCCGGAGGAAGTCGACTGGGTCTCGCTGGGCAACGCGATCCAGGCCGGGATCGGCCAGGTGCCGGGCCGACAGGTCGTGATCAAGTCCGAGTTGCCGAATTCGACCCGGACCACGACGATCAACGAGGCCTCCGGCTCCGGCTTGCGGGCGATCACGCTCGCGGCGGATCGCATCGCGGCCGGGGAGGCGTCGATCGCGATCGCCGGCGGCTTCGAGTCGATGACGAACGCGCCCTGGATCGTTCCCGACTACCGGACGGGGGTCCGCCACGGCGACGTCACCATGAAGGACTCGATGATCCTCGATTCGCTGTGGGACTGCAACCTCGATATCCACATGGGGGAGATCGCCGAACGACTGGTCGATCGGTTCGACGGCGAGGCGATCTCCGAGAGGAGCGACCGCTACGATCTCTCGCGGGAGGCCCAGGATCGCTACGCGCTCGAGAGCCACCGCCGGGCCGCCGAGGCGATCGAGGACGGCGTCTTCGACGACGAGGTCGTCCCCGTCCAGACGGGCGAGACCACCGTCGACCGCGACGAAGGACCACGCCCGGAGTCGACGATCGACGATCTCGACGCACTCTCCCCGGCGTTTCGCTCCGACGGCACCGTCACGCCCGGGAACGCCTCGAAGCTTTCCGACGGAGCCGGCGTCGTCTTGCTCGCCGACCGCGAGACTGCCGCAGACGCCGGCCTCGAGCCGACGGCCCGCCTCGTCGACTACGACCTCGTCTACCGGGAGCCCGACGAGTTCAACGAGGCCGTCGGCGACGTCGTCGAGGAGGTACTCGCCGCAAACGACCTCGAGCCCGCGGACGTCGATACCTGCTGGATCAACGAGGCCTTCGCCGTCCAGTCGGTGTACGTCATGCAACGGCTCGGGATCGACCGCGAGGCGATGAACCCGCTCGGCGGGGCCGTCGCGTTCGGCCACCCGATCGGTGCGTCGGGCGGCATGTTAGCCGCGAGTCTTGCCTCCCAGCTTCGTCGCGAGAGCCTCGAGTACGGGCTCGTCGGAATGAGCATCGGCGGCGGCGGCGCGATCATGTCCCTGTGGGAAAACGTAACCGAGTAG
- a CDS encoding DUF5786 family protein → MGFGSYDESEQQDLDADFDDDDAVESEQNTHEGTIEFENGASSDELIDRLKDIKDEE, encoded by the coding sequence ATGGGATTCGGAAGTTACGACGAATCCGAGCAGCAGGACCTCGACGCCGATTTCGACGACGACGACGCAGTTGAGTCCGAACAGAACACGCACGAGGGTACGATCGAGTTCGAAAACGGTGCCTCGAGTGACGAACTGATCGACCGTCTGAAGGACATCAAAGACGAGGAGTGA
- a CDS encoding DUF99 family protein produces MKPGVRALGVAESFRDDRSTLAGAVVRADRVVDGLSFASCTVGGTDATDAIVSLSNRLAREDVQYVLLGAVAPAWYNVLDLSTLHQRVDRPVVAVTFEESDGLEAGIREAFSGSEREERLELYRSLPPRREVAVGDETVYVRAVGLADEEADTVVRAFTPEGGRPEPLRVARLAARAADAYRRERRG; encoded by the coding sequence ATGAAACCCGGCGTCCGGGCGCTGGGTGTCGCCGAGTCCTTCAGAGACGACCGAAGTACGTTGGCCGGCGCAGTGGTGCGGGCCGACAGGGTCGTCGACGGACTCTCGTTCGCGTCGTGTACCGTCGGTGGGACGGACGCAACTGACGCCATCGTCTCGCTTTCCAATCGACTCGCGCGCGAGGACGTCCAATACGTCCTGCTCGGGGCCGTCGCCCCCGCGTGGTACAACGTTCTCGATCTTTCAACGCTCCACCAGCGCGTCGACCGGCCAGTCGTCGCCGTCACCTTCGAGGAAAGCGACGGCCTCGAGGCCGGCATTCGGGAGGCGTTTTCCGGTTCCGAACGCGAGGAGCGCCTCGAACTGTATCGGAGCCTGCCGCCCCGTCGGGAGGTCGCCGTCGGCGACGAGACGGTCTACGTCCGGGCGGTCGGACTCGCGGACGAGGAGGCTGACACGGTCGTCCGGGCGTTCACCCCCGAGGGCGGCCGGCCGGAACCGCTCCGGGTCGCACGGCTCGCTGCGCGCGCCGCAGACGCGTACCGCCGCGAGCGACGCGGATAA
- a CDS encoding cold-shock protein codes for MAKGTVDFFNDTGGYGFIETEDADDDVFFHMEDIGGPDLEEGQELEFDIEQAPKGPRATNVERL; via the coding sequence ATGGCGAAAGGAACCGTTGATTTCTTCAACGACACTGGCGGCTACGGATTCATCGAAACTGAGGACGCGGACGACGACGTGTTCTTCCACATGGAAGACATCGGCGGCCCGGATCTCGAAGAAGGACAGGAACTCGAGTTCGACATCGAGCAGGCCCCCAAGGGCCCGCGCGCGACGAACGTCGAGCGCCTGTAA
- a CDS encoding DUF1643 domain-containing protein encodes MNVRETPGPDPAKPEYTDATAVISDDGEYRYRLSRTWDEERPVLAFLMVNPSSADGDNDDRTITRCVKYANGMGFGKLVVANLFAVRSSDPAAIDTHPEPIGPENERYLRATCDKADRVIAGWGRHGAKRGRGRDVATAVDVELYALDTTAAGHPCHPGRMPYDTTIERFEYDQ; translated from the coding sequence ATGAACGTACGCGAGACGCCGGGTCCGGATCCGGCCAAACCGGAGTATACGGACGCAACTGCCGTGATCAGCGACGACGGGGAGTATCGCTACCGTCTCTCGCGAACGTGGGACGAGGAGAGACCGGTGCTGGCGTTTCTGATGGTAAATCCCAGTAGCGCCGACGGTGACAATGACGACCGGACCATCACACGATGCGTGAAGTACGCGAACGGGATGGGGTTCGGGAAGCTCGTCGTCGCCAATCTGTTCGCCGTTCGGAGTTCGGATCCCGCGGCGATCGATACCCACCCCGAACCGATCGGACCCGAGAACGAGCGGTACCTTCGGGCGACCTGTGACAAAGCCGACAGGGTCATCGCCGGGTGGGGACGCCACGGAGCGAAACGAGGCCGGGGCCGCGACGTCGCAACGGCCGTCGACGTCGAGCTGTACGCTCTCGATACGACCGCGGCAGGGCATCCCTGCCATCCGGGCCGTATGCCGTACGACACGACCATCGAACGGTTCGAGTACGACCAGTGA
- a CDS encoding carbonic anhydrase gives MTGDTDDVLQELLAGNEAHLERLSEGHFADVQEAQHPSVVSICCSDSRVSQEGMWDVEEPGTIFTPSNIGNQTWDAHEGERIVDGSLLYPIHHAGTEAVAVVGHTGCGAVTAAYDVAAGGELPEPEGVAKWVELLVPVVEDGLESDLVDRDVPETDVVNQLVEYNVDHQAQFLRDSGDVPEDVAVYGFVYDFHGVYGESKGRAYLVNLDGVTDPDEIATQVPDAYDDAVASLLY, from the coding sequence ATGACCGGGGACACGGACGACGTACTCCAGGAGTTACTCGCCGGAAACGAAGCTCACCTCGAGAGACTGTCCGAGGGCCACTTCGCAGATGTCCAGGAGGCACAACACCCGTCGGTGGTATCGATCTGCTGTTCCGACTCGCGGGTCTCACAAGAAGGGATGTGGGACGTCGAGGAACCGGGAACGATCTTCACACCGAGCAACATCGGAAACCAGACCTGGGACGCCCACGAGGGCGAACGGATCGTCGACGGGAGTTTGCTGTATCCGATCCACCACGCGGGCACCGAGGCCGTGGCGGTCGTCGGCCACACGGGCTGTGGCGCGGTGACGGCGGCTTACGACGTCGCGGCCGGCGGTGAACTCCCCGAACCGGAGGGAGTGGCCAAGTGGGTCGAGTTGCTCGTACCGGTGGTCGAGGACGGGCTCGAGAGCGATCTGGTCGATCGGGACGTGCCCGAGACCGACGTCGTCAACCAGCTCGTCGAGTACAACGTCGACCACCAGGCGCAGTTTCTCCGCGACTCCGGGGACGTACCCGAGGACGTCGCCGTCTACGGCTTCGTCTACGACTTTCACGGCGTCTACGGCGAGTCGAAGGGACGGGCGTACCTCGTCAACCTCGACGGCGTAACCGACCCCGACGAGATCGCAACGCAGGTTCCCGACGCCTACGACGACGCCGTGGCGAGTCTGCTGTACTGA